A genomic region of Globicephala melas chromosome 9, mGloMel1.2, whole genome shotgun sequence contains the following coding sequences:
- the TSPAN33 gene encoding tetraspanin-33 isoform X2, translating to MARRPGAPAAYGEDFSFVSPLVKYLLFFFNMLFWVISMVMVAVGVYARLMKHAAALACLAVDPAILLIVVGILMFLLTFCGCIGSLRENICLLQTFSLCLTIVFLLQLAAGVLGFVFSDKARGKVSEIINNAIVHYRDDLDLQNLIDFGQKKFGCCGGISYKDWSLNMYFNCSEDNPSRERCSVPYSCCLPTPNQAVINTMCGQGMQALDYLEASKVIYTNGCIDRLVNWIHSNLFVLGGVALGLAIPQLVGILLSMILVSQIKDQIKLQLYNQQHRADPWY from the exons ATGGCCCGGAGACCCGGGGCGCCGGCCGCCTACGGGGAGGACTTCTCCTTCGTCAGTCCGCTGGTGAAATACCTGCTCTTCTTCTTCAACATGCTCTTCTGG GTGATTTCCATGGTGATGGTTGCCGTGGGAGTCTACGCTCGGCTGATGAAGCACGCAG CAGCGCTGGCCTGCCTGGCCGTGGACCCGGCCATCCTGCTGATCGTGGTGGGCATCCTCATGTTCCTGCTCACCTTCTGCGGCTGCATCGGCTCTCTCCGGGAGAACATCTGCCTCCTGCAGACG TTCTCCCTCTGTCTCACCATCGTGTTCCTGCTACAGCTGGCAGCCGGGGTCCTGGGCTTCGTCTTCTCAGACAAG GCGCGGGGGAAGGTGAGTGAGATCATCAATAACGCCATTGTGCACTACCGAGATGACTTGGACCTGCAGAACCTCATTGATTTTGGCCAGAAGAAG TTCGGCTGCTGTGGAGGGATTTCCTACAAGGACTGGTCCCTGAACATGTACTTCAACTGTTCGGAAGACAACCCCAGCCGTGAGCGCTGCTCTGTGCCTTACTCCTGTTGCTTGCCTACCCCCAACCAG GCAGTGATCAACACCATGTGCGGCCAAGGTATGCAGGCCCTTGACTACTTGGAAGCTAGTAAAGTCATCTACACCAATGGCTGTATTGACAGACTGGTCAACTGGATACACAGCAACCTCTTCGTACTTGGTGGTGTGGCACTGGGCCTGGCCATCCCACAG CTGGTGGGAATCCTGCTGTCCATGATCCTCGTGAGTCAGATCAAAGATCAAATCAAACTACAGCTCTACAACCAGCAGCACCGGGCTGACCCATGGTATTGA
- the TSPAN33 gene encoding tetraspanin-33 isoform X1: MARRPGAPAAYGEDFSFVSPLVKYLLFFFNMLFWVISMVMVAVGVYARLMKHAEAALACLAVDPAILLIVVGILMFLLTFCGCIGSLRENICLLQTFSLCLTIVFLLQLAAGVLGFVFSDKARGKVSEIINNAIVHYRDDLDLQNLIDFGQKKFGCCGGISYKDWSLNMYFNCSEDNPSRERCSVPYSCCLPTPNQAVINTMCGQGMQALDYLEASKVIYTNGCIDRLVNWIHSNLFVLGGVALGLAIPQLVGILLSMILVSQIKDQIKLQLYNQQHRADPWY, translated from the exons ATGGCCCGGAGACCCGGGGCGCCGGCCGCCTACGGGGAGGACTTCTCCTTCGTCAGTCCGCTGGTGAAATACCTGCTCTTCTTCTTCAACATGCTCTTCTGG GTGATTTCCATGGTGATGGTTGCCGTGGGAGTCTACGCTCGGCTGATGAAGCACGCAG AAGCAGCGCTGGCCTGCCTGGCCGTGGACCCGGCCATCCTGCTGATCGTGGTGGGCATCCTCATGTTCCTGCTCACCTTCTGCGGCTGCATCGGCTCTCTCCGGGAGAACATCTGCCTCCTGCAGACG TTCTCCCTCTGTCTCACCATCGTGTTCCTGCTACAGCTGGCAGCCGGGGTCCTGGGCTTCGTCTTCTCAGACAAG GCGCGGGGGAAGGTGAGTGAGATCATCAATAACGCCATTGTGCACTACCGAGATGACTTGGACCTGCAGAACCTCATTGATTTTGGCCAGAAGAAG TTCGGCTGCTGTGGAGGGATTTCCTACAAGGACTGGTCCCTGAACATGTACTTCAACTGTTCGGAAGACAACCCCAGCCGTGAGCGCTGCTCTGTGCCTTACTCCTGTTGCTTGCCTACCCCCAACCAG GCAGTGATCAACACCATGTGCGGCCAAGGTATGCAGGCCCTTGACTACTTGGAAGCTAGTAAAGTCATCTACACCAATGGCTGTATTGACAGACTGGTCAACTGGATACACAGCAACCTCTTCGTACTTGGTGGTGTGGCACTGGGCCTGGCCATCCCACAG CTGGTGGGAATCCTGCTGTCCATGATCCTCGTGAGTCAGATCAAAGATCAAATCAAACTACAGCTCTACAACCAGCAGCACCGGGCTGACCCATGGTATTGA